The genome window TCTATGATGCTCGAATAGTGCATTATTGGAATGCAAAGACCAGTTAACTTAATGTGGATCAGAATTCTCTATACAAAGGAACCGTACAATCCACCATATAAAAaggcaaaagggaaaaaaggaaaaagaaaagaaaatttaaaaggtcAAACACACTAAGTTTAATGCTTGAACtttattttggagagaaaaatttagaaagacaCAAGGTACACAGAGTgaagtgtttttcctttttcaggaCCTTGGATTGAATCTTGCACTGCTTTGGTTTCTATCTAGGAAGCTCAGCGACAGCAGAGACTGGAGATGCGGCCATTGATGTTGCAACTCCCAGAGTAGGACTCACGCCTGAAACAACGGCCGAAACGGCAACGGCAGGTGCGTCTTGCCTGAGAACCTGTGGAAAGAAGAGAGGGTCAGGCACAGCGAGGGAGGTGGGGAAAAGGACAGGCAGAGCCAGACTAACTGAGATAGTCTAAACAAGAGACACTGTATCAGTCATGTTAGGAGAGAGAAAATTCATGTCTTTGTCATAAATGACAAGAAATTGTACTAGCTCTGTGTTAGTCATGCAAGATCATAGCTCTTTCCCCATCTGAGTCCAACCAGGACATGTTTATTACCTGCTCCCTTTTAAAACAATATACCTCTCAACCCCGGGGTTACCTACTCTTCATTCTGCTTAATCCATGCCCCTAATCTTGACCTCCATGTATGATCTGCATGTCCTAACAAGGCTCCCTAATGCACCTGGATCCGTTTCTGAGATGCTGCATTGTGCATGCTCATGTCATGGACTCAAATACTTTGGTGCTCAAGGAGTCTTTGAAGACCCTCCAAATTCAaattcttcattctctctctccctccctttttttctttttttttttattttaacattttacttatgtacttattttaattgccaaataataattgtgtatatgtatgagaCACAATATGATGTTTGGATCTAAGTATGTATTGTAGAAAGATTTAATTAAGCCTATTAGCCTACATGGAAACACACCCATAGGTTCCTCTCTAGGTTCTAAAAGCTTTACCAATGGACAAAGTAAAATATTCTCTCTATAACTAAGTCTACCCATTTAGACCTACAAATAACAAGTCAGTGTAGCTCTTTCTATCTTAACAGTAgcaaatttcacagaaatatctTGAAActaaaagtcttagaagaaagaaaatcttttagaTGTGTTTGGTTCTCACTGATtaatttagagatgagaaaatcaaggtcCAGGACGATTAAGTAAAGTCACTCAAGTGAGGTAGACTTTTCCACACTTGACGCCACAGCCTGTCTCCAATCCTTGTGTTCTAGATTTTGCAGATCTGCAAGATTGATGTCTCCTACCTGAGGCTCTAAGAGTAGAGAGTCCATTTTCTTCAAAGGAGACAGCAAGGTCCTGGTCGtcttccccaggctgctcctgggTTGCAGCCTCATCAGCTGTTTCCTGGAGTGACTTAGCCTGAGCCAGCAGGGCGAACAGGAGAATGGCAGCAAGGATGGTGAGGGTCCTCATGGCTGGGGTCacctggaggagggagagcaggagTGGACGTGTGGAGAGTGAGGAGTGAGC of Macaca fascicularis isolate 582-1 chromosome 8, T2T-MFA8v1.1 contains these proteins:
- the LOC102125546 gene encoding neutrophil defensin 6 produces the protein MRTLTILAAILLFALLAQAKSLQETADEAATQEQPGEDDQDLAVSFEENGLSTLRASGSQARRTCRCRFGRCFRRESYSGSCNINGRISSLCCR